One region of Candidatus Auribacterota bacterium genomic DNA includes:
- a CDS encoding phospholipase D-like domain-containing protein, whose product MSALRKKPLASSLAASLAGLCLFLPAHLEAKIDAYFNSVERLEKYVKEGFSEAVSRAKKGQPATIDIMIFSFTSPSLSESLLRIARDFPGVRIRILANLSQLFREPTSVIPDMEGIVSGKIEAYRRVAERRKYFLKNPEERKLAVESEFKQIVSEYRQKPISNIEIKYKWFPAFSWDDKEGKAAYDHFHPKAALLHHKSAVVNGDTLVTGSYNWSTYAETKNLENLMIISGPEDRTLITDFQAEFEAMWNDPDIAKSGEECKTLRDKICAELDRQHKEGQTRNTKL is encoded by the coding sequence ATGAGCGCGCTGAGAAAAAAACCACTCGCTAGCTCCCTGGCGGCTTCGCTCGCGGGGCTCTGTCTCTTTCTGCCGGCGCACCTCGAGGCGAAGATAGACGCTTATTTCAACAGCGTGGAGCGCCTTGAGAAGTACGTCAAGGAAGGATTCTCCGAGGCGGTGTCCAGGGCGAAGAAGGGTCAGCCGGCGACGATCGACATCATGATATTCAGCTTTACCTCGCCTTCCCTCTCCGAAAGCCTCCTCCGCATCGCCCGCGATTTCCCCGGCGTGCGCATCCGCATCCTCGCCAACCTGAGCCAGCTCTTCAGGGAGCCGACCTCGGTCATACCCGACATGGAGGGCATCGTCTCAGGCAAGATCGAGGCGTACCGGCGGGTGGCCGAGCGGCGCAAGTACTTCCTCAAAAATCCCGAGGAGAGGAAACTTGCCGTGGAGAGCGAGTTCAAGCAGATCGTCAGCGAATATCGTCAGAAACCTATCTCCAACATAGAGATCAAGTACAAGTGGTTCCCCGCATTCTCCTGGGATGACAAAGAGGGCAAGGCCGCCTATGACCATTTTCACCCGAAGGCCGCCCTGCTCCACCACAAGTCCGCGGTCGTCAACGGAGACACACTCGTCACCGGAAGCTACAACTGGTCCACGTATGCGGAGACAAAGAACCTGGAAAACCTCATGATCATCAGCGGCCCCGAGGACCGCACGCTCATCACCGACTTCCAGGCGGAATTCGAAGCGATGTGGAACGATCCGGACATCGCCAAATCCGGAGAGGAATGCAAGACGCTCCGCGATAAGATCTGCGCGGAGCTCGACCGCCAGCACAAGGAAGGACAAACTCGAAATACGAAACTCTAA
- a CDS encoding phospholipase D family protein, with translation MRWFLVTMVLSSLCAAALALPSDAAPEQPPAPVKVTPSLPPVSATLRNMVFMSPFGGYSPVNYNKKVEILDPDGKGTSIRPGDLSFPLIDLIRRAQKTIDIACYLYGIYTPEHTEIANACERGVKIRLFLDPSIKDKNNVPVINEAVERIRKDRLQIAIKIVDPARAEKATGLPFQTMHEKFGIIDGRHVFTGSANIEPGANVKYTEDRFFFLDNPEMVKSFQGEFDRLWDGMGQWVLNPDEGKNKDERAEKKTTR, from the coding sequence ATGCGCTGGTTTCTGGTGACAATGGTTCTCTCATCTCTGTGCGCAGCGGCACTCGCCCTGCCGTCGGACGCCGCGCCTGAACAGCCGCCCGCGCCCGTGAAGGTCACGCCATCCCTCCCACCTGTGTCAGCCACGCTCAGGAACATGGTCTTTATGTCGCCGTTCGGAGGTTACTCCCCTGTCAACTACAACAAGAAGGTCGAAATTCTGGATCCGGACGGGAAAGGAACCTCGATCCGTCCAGGAGACCTGAGCTTCCCGCTCATAGACCTCATACGGCGCGCGCAGAAAACGATTGACATCGCCTGCTACCTCTACGGCATCTACACACCCGAGCACACCGAAATCGCCAACGCGTGCGAGCGCGGCGTCAAGATTCGCCTTTTCCTCGACCCCTCCATCAAGGACAAGAATAATGTACCCGTGATCAACGAGGCGGTCGAGCGCATCAGGAAAGACAGGCTCCAGATCGCGATAAAGATAGTAGATCCTGCGCGGGCGGAGAAGGCAACCGGCCTCCCATTCCAGACCATGCACGAGAAATTCGGCATCATTGATGGGAGGCACGTGTTCACCGGGAGCGCCAACATCGAACCCGGCGCGAATGTGAAGTACACGGAGGACCGCTTCTTTTTCCTGGACAATCCCGAGATGGTGAAGTCGTTCCAGGGAGAGTTCGACCGCCTCTGGGACGGCATGGGGCAATGGGTTCTCAATCCCGATGAGGGTAAAAATAAGGATGAGCGCGCTGAGAAAAAAACCACTCGCTAG